One genomic segment of Centroberyx gerrardi isolate f3 chromosome 4, fCenGer3.hap1.cur.20231027, whole genome shotgun sequence includes these proteins:
- the LOC139924508 gene encoding annexin A2-A-like: protein MAMVSEFLGQLSLNVGAHEPTYPTVVAAMDFDPDRDAARIETAIKTKGVDEQTIIDVLTKRTYSQRREIAFAYERRAKKDMITALKGALSGSLETVVLGLMKSTAQYDASEIRGSIKGLGTDEETLIEIVCSRSNAELAEIKSVYKELFKKDLDKDVAGDTSGDFAKLLLALVQAKRADPSSIVDYEKIDEDARALYDAGVKRRGTDVATWISIMSERSVPHLQKVFERYKSYSPYDMQESIRKEVKGDLEKSFLTLVQCFENKQLYFANRLSEAMKSKGAKEKVVTRIMVSRCEVDLKKIRSEFKTHYGQSLHKTIAEHTKGDYQKALLSLCGGDD from the exons ATGGCTATGGTATCAGAGTTCCTGGGTCAGCTGTCTCTTAATGTCGGG GCCCATGAACCCACTTACCCCACTGTGGTAGCTGCCATGGACTTTGACCCTGACAGAGATGCTGCCAGAATAGAGACTGCTATCAAAACTAAAG GTGTGGACGAGCAGACCATCATTGATGTCCTAACCAAGCGGACCTACTCCCAAAGGAGGGAGATTGCCTTTGCGTATGAAAGGAGAGCGAAGAAG GACATGATCACCGCCCTGAAGGGTGCGCTGTCTGGCTCTCTGGAGACAGTGGTTCTGGGGCTGATGAAGAGCACAGCCCAGTACGATGCCTCCGAGATCAGAGGATCTATTAAG gGTTTAGGAACAGATGAAGAGACCCTGATTGAGATTGTGTGCTCTCGCAGCAACGCTGAGCTGGCGGAGATCAAGAGTGTGTATAAGGAGT TGTTCAAGAAGGACCTGGATAAGGATGTGGCAGGTGACACCTCGGGGGATTTCGCCAAGCTGCTCCTGGCTCTGGTGCAG GCAAAGAGGGCAGACCCATCCAGTATAGTAGACTATGAAAAGATTGATGAAGACGCCAGA GCTCTCTATGATGCTGGAGTAAAGAGAAGAGGAACTGATGTAGCTACCTGGATCTCCATTATGTCTGAGAGGAGTGTACCCCACCTGCAGAAAG TGTTTGAGAGGTACAAGAGTTACAGCCCCTATGACATGCAGGAAAGCATTCGCAAGGAAGTCAAAGGAGACTTGGAAAAGTCCTTCCTGACACTAG TTCAGTGCtttgaaaacaaacagctgtACTTTGCCAACAGACTCAGTGAAGCCATGAAG AGTAAAGGCGCCAAAGAGAAGGTAGTGACCAGAATCATGGTGTCACGCTGCGAGGTCGACCTCAAGAAGATCCGCTCCGAGTTCAAGACCCACTATGGACAGTCTCTGCACAAGACCATTGCT GAACACACCAAGGGAGACTACCAGAAGGCTCTGCTCAGCCTGTGTGGAGGAGACGACTAA